The Leishmania braziliensis MHOM/BR/75/M2904 complete genome, chromosome 25 genome includes a region encoding these proteins:
- a CDS encoding glycosome import protein, producing MAWIGDAVDAQYTIDTVSKQQALLPSSNAFSIFPKDHVLRIFQLDALVLQQELVEILRTALFQVFDIPPLQHFRFAYQEELVLILDALLYRLSMWRTGQSIGDRLQNLVLRDEERARLLTLQNTKSILPSLAPSRRLLLVHAIMTLVMPYVTRKVQRKVLEARWEHEPATTARYRIAKAFRYAVIMWSLLSLANTFNFLMTGQYRTLVERILSLRLVYGSQRMARFTNLLYMNQHVQWQTWMSLFSALSLGRYFRRLLKSLSFAASSSASLSMNENLCSACHELPTVCQRSNCGHRYCYYCIKSRLLDSHSTGSFRCTKCGQAVHSCAPA from the coding sequence ATGGCGTGGATCGGAGACGCGGTCGACGCACAGTACACGATTGACACGGTGTcgaagcagcaggcgctgctgccgtcctcCAACGCCTTCTCGATCTTCCCGAAGGATCATGTCCTGCGTATCTTCCAGCTAGATGCGCTTGTGCTGCAGCAAGAGCTCGTGGAGATTCTGCGCACGGCTCTCTTCCAGGTGTTCGACATCCCGCCCCTCCAGCACTTTCGCTTCGCCTATcaggaggagctggtgctTATTTTGGATGCCCTGCTGTACCGTCTCTCCATGTGGCGCACGGGGCAGTCCATCGGGGACCGCCTGCAAAACCTAGTCCTTCGCGATGAGGAGCGAGCGCGGCTGCTGACTCTGCAGAACACGAAGTCGATCTTGCCTAGCCTCGCCCCATCCCGCCGACTCCTGCTGGTGCACGCGATCATGACCCTTGTGATGCCGTATGTAACCCGCAAGGTGCAACGCAAGGTACTGGAGGCTAGGTGGGAGCACGAGCCTGCTACGACGGCGCGGTACCGCATCGCCAAGGCGTTCCGGTACGCTGTCATAATGTggtctttgctctctcttgctAACACTTTCAATTTCCTGATGACGGGGCAGTACCGCACCCTCGTCGAGCGCATCCTGTCTCTCCGTCTCGTCTACGGCTCGCAACGGATGGCGCGCTTCACAAACTTGCTCTATATGAATCAGCACGTGCAGTGGCAGACGTGGATGTCGCTCTTCAGCGCTCTCAGTCTGGGACGGTACTTCCGAAGACTCCTGAAAAGCCTTAGTTTTgctgcgtcgtcgtctgcgtcGCTTTCAATGAACGAGAATTTGTGCAGCGCGTGCCATGAGCTACCGACGGTGTGTCAGCGGTCGAACTGCGGCCACCGCTACTGCTATTACTGCATCAAGAGTCGACTACTCGACAGTCATTCCACCGGCTCCTTCCGCTGCACAAAGTGCGGCCAAGccgtgcacagctgcgcccCTGCGTAA